A single region of the Acanthopagrus latus isolate v.2019 chromosome 11, fAcaLat1.1, whole genome shotgun sequence genome encodes:
- the lrrc8db gene encoding leucine rich repeat containing 8 VRAC subunit Db: MFTLTEVASLNDIQPTYRILKPWWDVFMDYLGIVMLMLAIFSGTMQLTKDQVVCLPILEQTPEATGSFLGPQPPETADSLWNKESAIGEQAAPLMAKRPPDHIAPTIHFTPPGTLGQPQPTGVRTKLDFQQYVFVNQMCYHVALPWYSKYFPYLALIHTIVLMVSSNFWFKYPKTSSKIEHFVSILGKCFESPWTTKALSETACEDSEENKQRLAGASSLLKHLSMSSEEGSPNQSAPMLTKSGVTFSVEKLVSEVPSMTILDKKDGEQAKALFEKVRKFRAHVEDSDLIYRLYALQTVIKTVKFILILCYTMTFVASIDFDHVCEPEIKHLTGYARFHCTHNMAFMLKKLLVSYIALICVYGVICIYTLFWLFRRPLKEYSFEKVREESSFSDIPDVKNDFAFLLHMVDQYDQLYSKRFGVFLSEVSENKLREISLNHEWTFEKLRQHVTRNPQEKLELHLFMLSGVPDAVFDLTDLEILKLELIPEARITAKISQMINLQELHFYHCPAKVEQTAFIFLRDHLRCLHVKFTDVAEIPSWVYLLKNLRELYLVGNLNSENNKMIGLESLRDLRHLKILHLKSNLTKIPTNITDLSPHLVKLVVHNDGTKLLVLNSLKKIMNLAELELLNCELERIPHAIFSLTNLQELDLKSNNIRTIEEIISFQHLKRLTCLKLWHNKIITIPLSISHVKNLESLYLSHNKLESLPASLFTLLKLRYLDVSHNSIAVIPLEVGFLQNLQHFAITGNKVEVVPKQLFKCTKLRTLCLGHNCISTIPEKISQLSQLTHLELKGNCLDRLPAQLSQCGLLRRSCLIVEDHLFDSLPMEVKESINQESSVSFPNGCKCLSDGR, encoded by the coding sequence ATGTTCACCCTCACAGAAGTAGCATCTCTGAATGACATCCAGCCAACTTATCGAATCCTGAAACCATGGTGGGATGTCTTCATGGATTATCTTGGCATCGTCATGTTGATGTTGGCCATATTTTCTGGAACGATGCAGTTGACAAAGGACCAAGTGGTTTGTCTTCCAATTCTGGAACAAACTCCGGAAGCGACTGGGAGCTTCTTAGGACCCCAACCACCAGAGACCGCTGATAGTTTATGGAACAAAGAAAGCGCCATCGGAGAGCAAGCAGCTCCTCTGATGGCTAAAAGGCCTCCAGATCACATCGCCCCCACAATTCACTTCACACCGCCGGGTACTTTAGGGCAGCCTCAGCCTACAGGTGTCAGGACCAAGCTGGATTTTCAACAGTATGTTTTTGTCAACCAAATGTGCTATCATGTTGCCCTTCCTTGGTATTCCAAATATTTCCCATACCTTGCTCTCATCCACACTATTGTATTAATGGTCAGTAGCAACTTCTGGTTCAAGTACCCAAAGACTAGTTCCAAGAtagaacattttgtttccatACTGGGAAAATGTTTCGAATCACCGTGGACTACCAAAGCACTGTCTGAGACTGCATGTGAGGATTCGGAGGAGAACAAGCAGAGACTGGCTGgtgcctcctccctcctgaagCATCTGTCCATGAGCAGCGAGGAGGGGAGTCCAAACCAGTCCGCCCCAATGCTGACTAAATCTGGGGTCACGTTTTCTGTAGAAAAGCTTGTGAGTGAAGTTCCCTCCATGACCATACTGGACAAGAAGGATGGCGAGCAAGCAAAAGCCCTGTTCGAAAAAGTTCGGAAATTCCGTGCCCACGTCGAGGACAGTGACTTGATTTACCGACTGTACGCCCTTCAGACAGTCATCAAAACGGTCAAATTCATTTTGATCCTGTGTTACACGATGACGTTTGTTGCCTCAATAGATTTTGACCATGTGTGTGAGCCTGAAATCAAGCATTTGACTGGATACGCCAGGTTCCATTGTACGCACAACATGGCGTTCATGTTGAAGAAACTCCTTGTTAGTTATATTGCTCTCATATGCGTTTATGGTGTAATCTGTATATACACACTGTTCTGGCTTTTTCGACGACCTCTTAAGGAGTATTCCTTTGAAAAAGTCAGGGAGGAGAGCAGCTTTAGTGACATTCCAGATGTTAAGAACGACTTTGCGTTCCTCCTCCACATGGTCGATCAGTACGACCAGCTGTATTCTAAacgttttggtgtttttctctccGAGGTGAGTGAGAACAAACTTCGGGAGATCAGCCTGAACCATGAGTGGACCTTTGAGAAGTTGCGGCAGCATGTGACGCGCAACCCTCAAGAAAAGTTGGAACTCCATCTCTTTATGCTCTCCGGAGTGCCAGATGCTGTGTTTGATCTCACCGATTTGGAAATCCTCAAACTAGAATTAATCCCAGAGGCCAGGATAACAGCTAAGATATCACAAATGATAAACCTCCAGGAGCTGCACTTTTATCACTGTCCCGCCAAAGTTGAACAGACTGCTTTCATTTTCCTTCGTGATCACCTCCGGTGCCTTCATGTCAAATTTACTGATGTTGCTGAGATTCCTAGCTGGGTATACTTGTTGAAAAATTTAAGGGAACTATACTTGGTTGGTAACCTGAactctgaaaacaacaaaatgatcgGACTCGAGTCTTTGCGAGACCTCAGGCACTTAAAGATTCTGCATCTCAAAAGCAACCTCACAAAGATCCCGACAAACATCACGGATCTGTCTCCGCATCTGGTCAAGCTGGTTGTTCATAACGACGGTACGAAGCTCTTAGTGCTGAATAGtttgaagaaaataatgaatcTCGCTGAACTGGAGCTGCTAAACTGTGAGCTGGAGAGAATCCCCCATGCTATCTTCAGTTTGACCAACCTTCAAGAACTGGATCTAAAATCCAACAACATTCGTACCATCGAGGAGATCATCAGCTTTCAGCACCTTAAGAGACTGACGTGCCTCAAACTTTGGCACAATAAGATCATCACCATTCCATTGTCAATTAGCCACGTCAAGAACCTCGAGTCGCTCTATCTCTCACACAACAAGCTCGAGTCTCTACCCGCATCATTGTTCACCCTTCTCAAGTTGAGGTACCTGGACGTTAGTCACAACTCCATTGCGGTAATACCACTGGAGGTCGGCTTTCTGCAGAACCTCCAACATTTTGCAATTACTGGCAACAAAGTCGAGGTGGTTCCCAAGCAACTGTTCAAGTGCACCAAACTGCGGACCTTATGCCTCGGCCACAACTGTATCTCCACCATTCCAGAGAAAATAAGCCAACTCTCGCAACTGACACATCTGGAACTGAAGGGAAACTGTCTGGATCGTCTCCCGGCTCAGCTCAGTCAGTGCGGCCTCCTGCGCCGGAGCTGCCTGATCGTGGAGGACCACCTCTTTGACTCGCTCCCCATGGAGGTCAAAGAGAGCATCAATCAGGAATCTAGTGTTTCTTTTCCAAACGGGTGCAAGTGTCTAAGTGACGGGCGGTAG
- the lrrc8c gene encoding volume-regulated anion channel subunit LRRC8C: MIPVMEFRQFSEQQPAFRVLKPWWDVFADYLSVIMLMIGVFGCTLQVMQDKIICLPQRMSPPSENSSDMEVKSLSHLQPNISAVPREMTGRKNDLDLQQYSFINQMCYERALHWYAKYFPYLVLIHTLVFMVCSNFWFKFPGSSSKIEHFISMLGKCFDSPWTTRALSEVSGENTEEKDDKKSGPSRSNITMSPGEGSFEKTQSLRSIPEKIVVAEKPSASVLDKKEGEQAKALFEKVKKFRLHVEEGDILYVMYVRQTMFKVFKFLLIIAYNSFLVNAVQNKVDCNVEIQEMTGYKHFLCNHTMAHLFSKLSYCYLCLVVVYGLTSLYTSYWLFYCSLKEYSFEYVRQETGISDIPDVKNDFAFMLHLIDQYDPLYSKRFAVFLSEVSENKLKQLNLNHEWTAEKLRQRLQTNANNRLELQLFMLPGLPDTVFELTELESLKLEIINNVTIPASLSQLEHLQELSLYQCSLKLHTAATSFLKENLKVLRVKFDDHRELPNWMFGLRNLEELYLTGSLIPDASKNTVFESLREMKCLKMLSLKTNLTKIPQSIVDVSSHLQRLYLHNDGTKLVMLNNLKKMSNLIELELVRCDLERIPHAIFSLTNLQEIDLKENNLHSIEEIISFQHLRKLTCLKLWYNGIMYIPEHIKKLGSLERLYFSHNKIEILPSHLFLCNKLRYLDLSNNDIRFIPPEIGVLQSLQYFSVTCNKLENLPDELFFCKKLKTLKLGRNSLSILSPKISYLALLTYLDLKGNHFEHLPQELGCCRALKRSGLIVEETLFETLPSDVRDQMKAE; this comes from the exons ATGATTCCTGTGATGGAATTCCGGCAGTTCTCTGAACAGCAGCCTGCGTTCAGAGTCCTGAAGCCGTGGTGGGACGTGTTCGCCGACTACCTGTCTGTCATCATGCTCATGATTGGCGTCTTTGGATGCACGCTGCAG GTAATGCAAGATAAGATCATATGCCTCCCTCAGAGAATGTCACCGCCTTCAGAGAACTCAAGCGACATGGAAGTGAAGTCCCTGTCACACCTGCAGCCCAACATCTCAGCGGTGCCAAGAGAGATGACAGGTCGGAAAAACGATCTGGACCTCCAACAGTACAGTTTCATCAATCAGATGTGTTATGAGAGGGCTCTGCATTGGTATGCCAAGTACTTTCCTTATTTGGTTCTTATACACACTCTTGTCTTCATGGTGTGCAGCAACTTCTGGTTCAAATTCCCCGGCTCGAGCTCTAAAATAGAGCATTTTATCTCTATGCTTGGCAAGTGTTTTGACTCTCCCTGGACAACGCGAGCTTTGTCAGAGGTATCTGGAGAAAATACTGAAGAAAAGGACGATAAGAAGAGCGGCCCGTCCAGGTCCAACATCACTATGTCTCCTGGAGAGGGAAGTTTCGAGAAGACGCAGTCACTCCGATCGATCCCGGAAAAGATAGTTGTAGCCGAAAAGCCATCGGCAAGTGTTCTTGATAAAAAAGAAGGTGAACAAGCTAAAGCTCTTTTTGAAAAGGTGAAGAAGTTCCGTTTGCACGTCGAGGAGGGCGACATCCTGTATGTTATGTATGTTCGGCAGACCATGTTCAAGGTGTTTAAATTCCTCCTGATCATTGCCTATAACAGCTTTCTTGTGAATGCAGTGCAGAACAAAGTGGACTGCAATGTCGAGATCCAGGAAATGACAGGCTACAAACACTTCTTGTGTAATCACACCATGGCTCACCTATTTTCTAAGCTTTCTTACTGCTACCTGTGTTTGGTGGTGGTCTACGGATTAACAAGCCTCTACACCTCTTACTGGCTGTTTTACTGCTCACTGAAAGAATACTCCTTTGAGTACGTGCGACAGGAAACAGGCATCAGTGACATCCCAGACGTCAAGAACGACTTTGCTTTCATGCTACACTTGATTGATCAGTACGACCCGCTGTATTCCAAACGATTCGCAGTTTTTCTCTCCGAGGTCAGTGAGAACAAGTTGAAGCAGCTCAACCTCAACCACGAGTGGACTGCTGAGAAACTGCGTCAGAGACTCCAGACTAACGCCAACAACAGACTGGAGCTTCAGCTGTTCATGCTCCCCGGGCTGCCCGACACTGTCTTTGAGTTGACTGAGCTGGAGTCACTCAAGCTCGAGATCATCAACAATGTCACCAtccctgcctctctgtctcagctggAGCACCTTCAGGAGCTGTCACTTTACCAATGCTCTTTAAAGTTGCACACAGCAGCTACCTCCTTCCTCAAAGAGAACCTGAAAGTGCTTCGTGTGAAGTTTGACGACCACAGGGAACTTCCGAACTGGATGTTCGGCCTTCGCAACTTAGAGGAGCTCTATCTCACTGGATCTCTTATCCCCGATGCCTccaaaaatacagtttttgaGTCACTGCGGGAGATGAAGTGTTTGAAAATGCTCTCCCTCAAGACTAATTTGACCAAGATACCCCAGTCCATAGTGGATGTTTCAAGCCACCTGCAGCGACTGTACTTACACAATGATGGCACAAAGCTAGTTATGCTCAACAACCTGAAAAAGATGTCCAATCTGATCGAGCTCGAGCTGGTGCGATGTGATCTCGAGCGCATCCCGCACGCGATCTTCAGCCTGACGAATCTGCAAGAGATTGACCTGAAAGAGAACAACCTCCACTCAATAGAGGAGATTATCAGCTTCCAGCATCTTCGAAAGCTCACCTGCCTTAAACTTTGGTACAACGGTATCATGTACATCCCAGAGCATATCAAGAAGCTTGGCAGCTTAGAGCGCCTCTACTTCAGCCACAACAAGATCGAGATTTTGCCTTCGCACCTGTTTCTGTGCAACAAGCTGCGCTACCTGGACCTGTCCAACAACGACATCCGGTTCATCCCTCCGGAAATCGGAGTCCTGCAGAGTCTACAGTATTTCTCCGTCACCTGTAACAAACTGGAAAATCTACCAGACGAGCTCTTCTTCTGCAAAAAGCTTAAAACACTAAAGCTCGGCAGAAACTCTCTGTCCATTCTCTCACCAAAGATATCCTACCTTGCTCTGTTGACATATTTGGACCTCAAAGGGAACCACTTTGAGCATCTGCCACAAGAGCTCGGTTGCTGTCGTGCTTTGAAGCGCAGTGGCCTTATAGTGGAAGAGACACTGTTTGAAACTCTGCCTTCAGATGTCAGGGACCAAATGAAGGCCGAGTGA